In the Victivallis sp. Marseille-Q1083 genome, one interval contains:
- a CDS encoding nitroreductase family protein: MDKEFIRLDTEKCIRCGGCVDECPIRVLEMGPRGPRVRIRPCIACGHCVAVCPTGAIDNVNAPHAGPEAIEPAELPERSKAAYLLRARRSCRSYLAKPIPRETIREVLDVARFAPTAGNTQGVHFHVVDDRARLEEIVGASMQWAGKLPQLAPHLAAMIVHHRTTGEDNVLWGAPCLILALMNEAAAPLFRQNGRFMLTYAGIYAPVVGLGSCWAGWIESAAMAGDARMAELLQLPPGEAVAGALAIGWPRHRFERIPSRRPLNLTWAE; the protein is encoded by the coding sequence ATGGATAAGGAATTCATCCGCCTGGATACCGAAAAATGCATCCGCTGCGGCGGTTGTGTCGACGAATGCCCGATTCGGGTCTTGGAGATGGGGCCGCGCGGCCCCCGGGTTCGTATCAGGCCGTGCATCGCCTGCGGCCATTGCGTCGCCGTCTGTCCGACCGGGGCGATCGACAATGTGAATGCGCCGCATGCCGGGCCGGAAGCGATCGAACCGGCAGAATTGCCGGAGCGGTCGAAGGCGGCTTATCTGTTGCGGGCCCGGCGTTCCTGCCGCAGTTATCTGGCGAAGCCGATCCCGCGCGAAACGATCCGGGAGGTGCTCGACGTCGCCCGGTTTGCCCCTACCGCCGGCAATACGCAGGGCGTCCATTTTCATGTCGTCGACGATCGCGCCAGGCTCGAAGAGATTGTCGGTGCGTCGATGCAGTGGGCCGGAAAACTGCCCCAATTGGCGCCGCATCTGGCTGCGATGATCGTTCATCATCGCACCACCGGCGAAGACAATGTGTTATGGGGGGCGCCGTGTCTGATTTTAGCGCTGATGAACGAAGCGGCCGCGCCGTTGTTCCGGCAGAATGGCCGGTTCATGCTGACCTATGCCGGAATTTATGCGCCGGTGGTGGGATTGGGCAGTTGTTGGGCCGGCTGGATCGAATCGGCTGCGATGGCCGGTGACGCGCGGATGGCGGAGTTATTGCAGCTGCCGCCGGGCGAGGCGGTCGCCGGGGCTTTGGCAATCGGTTGGCCGCGCCACCGTTTCGAACGAATTCCGAGCCGCCGGCCGCTGAATCTGACCTGGGCGGAGTGA